One genomic window of Mesorhizobium sp. CAU 1732 includes the following:
- a CDS encoding oligosaccharide flippase family protein — MLVFLGSRVTSAILNLAAVAIFTRLGGVETYGIYLLVLAWAFVFHSLLTSWINEAFFARYREDAFDSYMSTALAMMVVSLIVASLPVAVLVAQGYLTPSLALALGLTTTGLAAYDFSVQASRTRMHVLLSGTTTMLRAVLIVVAGSVALTTFHDPVALPIAVALAHLGAAIPMFVSYRAHLFKFFNREMALELFRYGWPLMLAGATWAFAQNIDRIALGHYHGSASVGPYGAMADFLKQGFFVFGEVVVLSLVTVAKRAVTEGRMTDARSALREAMRSIAVITVFGSLLVLALQDTIVTVFFGEQFHATARDLLPLLLVASSILVFRTYYFGQVVYFLPSGMVQFYAAALQLLVTATLVFALVPVYREHGAAIALIAGQCASCALVALWRSADFRMPVPALDIAKIAAVGAVVWMLHLAVDRVVADELMRLLANITLIVGSGTIILWHYDLFAMRLAMRHVIAFAR; from the coding sequence ATGCTTGTATTTCTCGGAAGCAGGGTCACATCCGCGATCCTGAACCTTGCTGCGGTCGCGATCTTCACGCGGCTGGGCGGGGTGGAGACGTACGGCATCTACCTGCTCGTGCTGGCCTGGGCCTTCGTCTTCCACAGCCTTCTCACCTCGTGGATCAACGAGGCCTTTTTCGCGCGATATCGGGAAGATGCGTTCGACAGCTACATGTCGACCGCGCTGGCGATGATGGTGGTCTCCCTGATCGTCGCCTCTCTCCCCGTCGCCGTGCTGGTTGCGCAGGGATATCTGACACCGTCGCTCGCGCTCGCGCTGGGGCTGACGACGACCGGCCTCGCGGCCTATGATTTTTCCGTTCAGGCCTCGCGGACACGCATGCATGTCCTGCTGTCGGGCACGACCACGATGCTACGCGCGGTCCTGATCGTCGTTGCAGGAAGCGTCGCGCTCACGACGTTCCACGATCCAGTGGCCCTGCCGATCGCCGTCGCGCTGGCGCATCTGGGCGCTGCGATCCCGATGTTCGTCAGCTATCGCGCCCACCTCTTCAAATTCTTCAATCGCGAGATGGCTTTGGAGCTGTTTCGCTACGGCTGGCCGCTCATGCTGGCAGGCGCGACCTGGGCGTTTGCGCAGAACATCGACCGCATCGCGCTCGGCCATTATCACGGCTCGGCCAGCGTCGGCCCCTATGGCGCGATGGCCGACTTTCTCAAACAGGGCTTCTTCGTTTTCGGCGAGGTGGTGGTGCTGTCGCTCGTCACCGTCGCCAAGCGTGCCGTCACCGAAGGCCGCATGACGGATGCGCGCTCTGCCTTGCGCGAGGCCATGCGCTCGATCGCGGTCATCACGGTCTTCGGCTCGCTGCTCGTGCTCGCGCTGCAGGATACGATCGTGACCGTCTTCTTCGGCGAGCAGTTCCACGCAACCGCACGCGACCTCCTCCCGCTATTGCTGGTCGCGAGTTCGATCCTCGTCTTCCGAACCTATTATTTCGGCCAGGTCGTCTATTTCCTGCCCTCTGGCATGGTGCAGTTCTACGCCGCAGCGCTTCAGCTCCTCGTGACCGCCACCCTCGTCTTCGCTCTGGTGCCGGTCTATCGCGAGCACGGCGCGGCGATCGCGCTGATCGCAGGCCAGTGCGCGAGTTGTGCCCTCGTCGCGCTCTGGCGCTCAGCCGATTTCCGTATGCCGGTGCCGGCGTTGGATATCGCGAAGATCGCGGCTGTGGGCGCGGTCGTCTGGATGCTGCACCTGGCGGTCGATCGCGTGGTCGCCGACGAGCTGATGCGCCTTCTTGCCAACATCACGCTGATCGTCGGAAGCGGGACGATCATCCTGTGGCACTACGACCTCTTCGCCATGCGCCTCGCCATGAGGCACGTGATCGCCTTCGCACGCTGA
- a CDS encoding polysaccharide deacetylase family protein — translation MTDRSVHMEEGSRHDPISRIGRAGALWFRRSPVTIAPQRPLVSFTFDDVPDSAITNGARLLSERGCRGTFYLAGGLADAAYGPWRFFSPDDVGALLDAGHEVGCHTHSHAIVQTLSEETLASEFERNAAWLSARDPRVSLDSFAYPYGAVGFMRKRQAANRFATCRGVRHGLNVGSIDRAQLRAVQLYDCRLDDEGLDRIIAEAVEKNAWLIFYTHDVQSGPSEHGCSPELLERAIDRVLAAGCDVLPVGEAFETARTAAR, via the coding sequence ATGACAGACAGATCCGTTCACATGGAAGAAGGCTCCCGCCACGATCCGATCAGCAGGATCGGCCGCGCCGGCGCCCTGTGGTTTCGCCGGTCGCCGGTGACCATCGCGCCGCAGCGGCCTCTCGTCAGCTTCACCTTCGACGACGTGCCCGACAGCGCGATCACGAACGGAGCGCGGCTTCTCTCGGAGCGCGGCTGCCGGGGCACCTTCTACCTCGCAGGCGGCCTCGCAGACGCTGCCTACGGTCCATGGCGCTTCTTTTCGCCCGATGACGTCGGCGCGCTTCTCGACGCCGGACACGAGGTGGGGTGCCACACACATTCGCACGCGATCGTTCAGACGCTGTCGGAGGAGACGCTCGCATCCGAGTTCGAGCGCAACGCGGCGTGGCTTAGCGCACGCGACCCGCGCGTTTCGCTCGACAGCTTCGCCTATCCCTATGGCGCGGTCGGCTTCATGCGAAAGCGACAGGCCGCGAACCGCTTCGCCACCTGCCGCGGCGTACGCCATGGTTTGAATGTCGGATCGATCGACCGCGCCCAGCTTCGCGCCGTGCAGCTTTACGATTGCCGGCTGGACGATGAAGGTCTCGACCGGATCATCGCCGAAGCGGTCGAAAAGAACGCATGGCTCATCTTCTACACGCATGATGTGCAGTCCGGTCCAAGCGAGCATGGCTGCTCCCCCGAACTCCTGGAGCGCGCGATCGATCGCGTGCTTGCAGCCGGATGCGACGTTCTCCCTGTTGGCGAGGCCTTCGAAACCGCACGAACGGCGGCGCGCTGA
- a CDS encoding LuxR C-terminal-related transcriptional regulator, whose translation MTYATVISDRQNTATPVTSRAELASLLRRICADVGAERYMLVEPSVERGSKSVQIITSNWVFDALEELGSAGIASIVESGLATGAGAAPRMLGVANSTFLSATEKRALHDHGTAEICCQKISLNGATVFALFSASAPRLMDILALARAHMKCTYALNQYFAKSRGQAASGPLSERERECLAWVSEGKTTDEVALILGVSSNTVNSYVAHAIQKFGASNRAMAIATAIRSGII comes from the coding sequence ATGACCTACGCCACCGTGATTTCCGACAGGCAGAACACCGCGACACCGGTGACCTCGCGCGCGGAGTTGGCGTCCCTGCTGAGACGCATCTGCGCGGACGTGGGCGCCGAGCGCTACATGCTCGTCGAGCCGTCCGTGGAGCGCGGTTCGAAATCGGTCCAGATCATCACGTCCAACTGGGTGTTCGATGCGCTGGAGGAACTCGGCTCGGCCGGCATCGCCAGCATCGTCGAGAGCGGATTGGCCACCGGCGCCGGTGCAGCGCCCCGCATGCTCGGCGTCGCGAACTCCACGTTCCTGTCGGCGACGGAAAAGCGCGCGCTGCACGATCACGGCACGGCGGAAATCTGCTGCCAGAAGATCTCGCTCAACGGCGCAACCGTTTTCGCGCTGTTCTCGGCCAGCGCGCCGCGTCTCATGGATATCCTGGCGCTGGCCCGCGCCCACATGAAATGCACCTACGCACTCAACCAGTATTTCGCGAAGTCTCGCGGACAGGCGGCAAGCGGCCCTCTGTCGGAGCGCGAACGCGAATGCCTCGCATGGGTGTCGGAGGGCAAGACGACCGATGAGGTCGCACTGATACTCGGTGTCTCGTCCAACACCGTGAACAGCTACGTCGCGCATGCAATTCAAAAGTTCGGCGCAAGCAACCGCGCCATGGCTATCGCCACCGCGATCAGAAGTGGGATCATCTGA
- a CDS encoding helix-turn-helix transcriptional regulator: MLTDTALLESPELPAQDMPVQWQPPLDRAAPVSGTLPDAVRQCRAIAGSISADSYGLFFLGPQTDGHRLVPVFDNEFPGVSLLSRTISSREAEPFARQLAGSAVPHWWRPDEEPSFLTATARAWTTQVDCLSPGTSAIAFPVSVERVRAGAIVFAGNEMMLDEAALCDTHARCFSLFSEVARQRTPTCAKTPVVSKREIECLRLTANGLTSDAIAATLGLSVHTANQYLTNSTQKLNAVNRIHAVAKAIRCGLID, translated from the coding sequence ATGTTGACGGACACGGCACTGCTGGAAAGCCCGGAACTGCCCGCACAGGACATGCCCGTACAGTGGCAGCCCCCTCTCGACCGCGCGGCACCGGTATCCGGCACGCTCCCCGACGCCGTGCGTCAATGCAGGGCGATCGCAGGCAGCATCAGCGCCGACAGCTACGGCCTGTTCTTCCTTGGGCCGCAGACCGACGGCCACAGGCTGGTCCCCGTCTTCGACAACGAATTTCCCGGCGTGTCGCTCCTGTCGCGCACGATCTCGTCGCGCGAGGCCGAACCGTTCGCTCGCCAGCTTGCCGGCAGCGCGGTGCCGCACTGGTGGCGTCCCGACGAGGAGCCGTCATTCCTGACCGCAACGGCCCGCGCCTGGACGACGCAGGTCGACTGCCTGTCTCCCGGCACATCGGCGATCGCATTTCCGGTCTCCGTCGAGCGCGTACGCGCCGGCGCTATCGTCTTCGCCGGCAATGAGATGATGCTGGACGAGGCCGCCCTGTGCGACACGCACGCACGCTGTTTCTCGCTCTTTTCGGAGGTCGCGCGGCAGCGCACGCCGACCTGCGCGAAGACGCCCGTCGTCTCGAAGCGGGAGATCGAGTGCCTGCGCCTGACGGCAAACGGCCTGACCAGCGACGCGATCGCCGCGACGCTCGGGCTCTCCGTTCACACGGCCAACCAGTATCTGACGAATTCGACGCAGAAGCTGAATGCGGTCAACCGCATCCATGCCGTGGCGAAGGCCATACGCTGCGGACTGATCGACTAG
- the flhB gene encoding flagellar biosynthesis protein FlhB: MSDEPDKDSKTEDASEKKIRDTIEKGQLPFAKELPVVGSFLAILVFMIFIAKPATIELGGFLSMFVERPETWSLSTEHDAMLLYRQVFLEIAKVLAGLMALLVAAGITASVAQNVPRMVLTRVQPKLSNISLKKGWGRLFGQKGLVEFAKSLGKLVFAGVVLTLVMRGSETRLLAGMITQPEAFGAVIREMAIEIVISITIIMVVIALVDLLWTRFHWLQDLRMTKQEVKDEHKQSEGDPIMRARLRSLQRDRARRRMISDVPRATLVIANPTHYSIALRYVREETAAPVVIAKGQDLVALKIREIAEQNDIPVFEDVTLARSMYDQVSVDSVIPPQFYQAVAELVRVLYANKAAPAAKVTS, encoded by the coding sequence ATGTCCGACGAGCCGGACAAAGACAGCAAAACAGAAGACGCCTCCGAAAAGAAGATCCGTGACACGATCGAGAAGGGGCAGCTTCCGTTCGCCAAGGAATTGCCCGTCGTGGGCTCCTTCCTGGCGATTCTGGTCTTCATGATCTTCATCGCGAAACCCGCCACGATCGAACTCGGCGGGTTCCTGTCGATGTTCGTCGAGCGGCCGGAAACATGGTCCTTGTCGACCGAGCATGATGCGATGCTGCTCTATCGCCAGGTCTTTCTCGAAATCGCCAAGGTGCTGGCAGGGTTGATGGCGCTCCTGGTCGCGGCGGGGATCACCGCGTCCGTCGCGCAGAACGTGCCGCGCATGGTTCTGACGCGGGTTCAGCCGAAGCTTTCCAACATTTCCTTGAAAAAGGGCTGGGGCCGGCTGTTCGGCCAGAAGGGACTCGTGGAATTCGCCAAGTCGCTGGGCAAGCTGGTCTTTGCGGGCGTGGTGCTGACCCTCGTCATGCGCGGGTCGGAGACCCGGCTTTTGGCCGGCATGATCACCCAGCCCGAAGCCTTCGGCGCGGTGATCCGCGAGATGGCCATCGAGATCGTCATCTCCATCACGATCATCATGGTGGTGATCGCGCTGGTCGATCTCCTCTGGACGCGCTTTCACTGGCTTCAGGATTTGCGCATGACCAAGCAGGAGGTCAAGGACGAGCACAAGCAGTCCGAAGGCGATCCGATCATGCGCGCGCGGCTGCGCTCGCTGCAGCGCGACCGCGCACGCCGGCGCATGATCAGCGACGTGCCGCGCGCAACGCTCGTGATCGCCAACCCGACGCACTATTCGATCGCGTTGCGTTATGTCCGCGAAGAGACCGCAGCCCCCGTGGTCATTGCCAAGGGGCAGGACCTCGTCGCCCTGAAGATCAGGGAGATCGCGGAGCAGAACGACATCCCCGTCTTTGAAGACGTGACGCTCGCACGCTCCATGTACGATCAAGTTTCGGTGGATAGTGTGATCCCGCCTCAGTTCTATCAGGCGGTCGCCGAACTGGTTCGGGTCCTTTACGCAAACAAGGCAGCACCCGCTGCAAAGGTGACGTCATGA
- a CDS encoding FliG C-terminal domain-containing protein: MSLEGKLTKAQKAAAVLVAMGKPSAGKLLRFFKQEELKALIDAARMLRTIPQSELENIVAEFEEEFAEGAGLLDSGDQMDNILNSTLSPEEISALMGWGKPSLMSDEAPPIWPELAELEPVRLGLLLGGEHPQTIAMVFSNLESQPAANALLTFDKPMRSEVLKRMLSMTTVQPAAKQLVENQLRARIASDSNGKDVSAGQSRVASLLNELDKSVLDEIVEDLEASGVDGIEGVKARLFTFDDIIGLDQKSRVTLFDGLSTEMVTMALRGAPADLTEAVLSAIGARSRRMIESELTIESDAATAAEIGKARKRIAATAIGLAATGAIDMPSMQSAA; this comes from the coding sequence ATGAGCCTGGAAGGCAAGCTGACGAAGGCTCAGAAAGCTGCTGCCGTTCTGGTTGCCATGGGCAAGCCGTCGGCGGGCAAGCTGCTGCGGTTTTTCAAGCAGGAAGAGCTGAAAGCGCTGATCGACGCTGCACGCATGCTGCGGACCATTCCGCAGAGCGAGCTCGAGAACATCGTTGCCGAATTCGAGGAAGAGTTTGCCGAGGGCGCGGGTCTTCTCGACTCCGGCGACCAGATGGACAACATCCTGAATTCGACGCTCTCGCCCGAAGAGATCAGCGCGCTGATGGGTTGGGGCAAGCCTTCGCTGATGAGCGACGAGGCGCCTCCGATCTGGCCCGAACTTGCCGAACTGGAACCGGTGCGGCTCGGCCTGCTTCTCGGCGGAGAGCATCCGCAGACGATCGCGATGGTCTTTTCCAATCTCGAATCCCAGCCGGCGGCCAATGCGTTGCTGACCTTCGACAAGCCGATGCGCAGCGAAGTCCTCAAGCGCATGCTCTCGATGACGACGGTGCAGCCGGCCGCGAAGCAACTGGTCGAGAACCAGTTGCGCGCCCGCATCGCCTCCGACTCGAACGGCAAGGATGTTTCCGCCGGCCAGAGCCGCGTGGCGAGCCTGCTCAACGAACTCGACAAGTCGGTCCTGGACGAGATCGTCGAAGACCTCGAGGCCAGCGGCGTCGACGGCATCGAAGGGGTCAAGGCACGGCTGTTCACCTTCGACGACATCATCGGGCTCGACCAGAAGTCGCGCGTCACCTTGTTCGACGGCCTGTCGACCGAGATGGTGACGATGGCGCTGCGCGGCGCGCCTGCCGACCTGACCGAGGCCGTGTTGTCGGCGATCGGCGCACGGTCGCGCCGCATGATCGAATCCGAACTGACCATCGAGTCCGACGCGGCGACCGCAGCCGAGATCGGCAAGGCCCGCAAGCGAATCGCGGCGACCGCAATCGGTCTGGCTGCGACGGGCGCAATCGACATGCCATCGATGCAGAGCGCGGCCTGA
- the fliN gene encoding flagellar motor switch protein FliN — MNPTTPDLGGFGDLPKGLGDDPQEDDLNKAIEELRGVLHDEEAVEMAGDEPVGASFGQPGKQERFQNTNVIMNIPVDVQIVLGSAEMPVSELMALQKGSTVALNRRIGEPVDVVVNGRKIASGEITVLDNDPSRFGIKLTQIIDATKAG; from the coding sequence ATGAACCCAACCACTCCTGATCTCGGCGGTTTCGGTGATTTGCCGAAGGGCCTCGGCGACGATCCTCAGGAAGACGACCTGAACAAGGCCATCGAGGAGCTGCGCGGCGTGCTCCACGACGAAGAAGCTGTGGAAATGGCGGGCGACGAACCGGTCGGCGCGAGCTTCGGCCAGCCCGGGAAGCAGGAGCGTTTCCAGAACACCAACGTCATCATGAACATCCCCGTCGACGTGCAGATCGTGCTTGGAAGCGCGGAAATGCCCGTGTCGGAGCTCATGGCGCTGCAAAAGGGCTCGACCGTGGCCCTGAACCGCCGGATCGGCGAGCCGGTGGATGTCGTGGTCAACGGCCGAAAGATCGCAAGCGGCGAGATCACCGTTCTCGACAACGATCCGTCGCGCTTCGGGATCAAGCTCACCCAGATCATTGATGCTACAAAGGCCGGGTAG
- a CDS encoding FliM/FliN family flagellar motor switch protein, whose translation MTELAQPRNPIVERLLGDTGEPDHLIKAARSLGLRALPAIRQSLNEQVSYPIEIEMESVTLSRMAEAKRADVTNDALVVAASATSPDALMLIADADAIALLVSALFGGDPDMKVSPIQRDLTSIELELASVVFEATAKALNGSGVRALSIKFPMLSAISGVDLKKLIVRDGPAVRIAFTLLAPSGEGRFIVMMPQRVLLLHRGDGIADQGDEQQQEKTWRARFSEEVMRSAVKLEATIPLSRMTLAELSELVVGQVIELPEAAPVNTRLSARRKTLYTCEFGRLGQNFTVQIIEPYDAGKEFIDGLMPR comes from the coding sequence GTGACCGAATTGGCACAACCCCGCAATCCGATCGTCGAGCGCCTGCTCGGGGATACCGGCGAACCGGACCACCTCATCAAGGCCGCGCGCTCGCTCGGACTGCGGGCGTTGCCGGCCATCAGGCAGAGCCTGAACGAGCAGGTTTCCTACCCCATCGAGATCGAGATGGAGTCCGTCACGCTGTCGCGCATGGCCGAGGCCAAGCGGGCGGATGTCACGAACGACGCGCTCGTCGTCGCGGCTTCGGCGACGTCGCCCGACGCGCTGATGCTCATCGCCGATGCGGATGCGATCGCACTGCTGGTGAGCGCGCTTTTCGGCGGCGACCCCGACATGAAGGTCTCGCCGATCCAGCGCGACCTGACCTCGATCGAGCTGGAGCTCGCCTCCGTCGTCTTCGAGGCGACCGCCAAGGCGCTCAACGGTTCGGGCGTGCGCGCGCTGTCGATCAAGTTTCCGATGCTGTCCGCGATCTCGGGCGTGGATCTCAAGAAGCTCATCGTGCGCGACGGGCCGGCCGTGCGTATCGCATTCACGCTTCTGGCTCCCTCGGGCGAGGGGCGTTTCATCGTGATGATGCCGCAGCGCGTGCTGCTCCTGCATCGTGGCGACGGCATTGCCGACCAGGGCGACGAGCAGCAGCAGGAAAAGACGTGGCGCGCCCGCTTCAGCGAGGAAGTGATGCGTTCGGCGGTCAAGCTGGAGGCAACCATTCCGCTGTCTCGCATGACGCTTGCCGAACTTTCCGAACTCGTCGTCGGACAGGTTATCGAGCTGCCGGAGGCGGCGCCGGTCAACACGCGCCTCTCGGCGCGGCGCAAGACGCTCTACACCTGCGAGTTCGGCCGGCTCGGCCAGAACTTCACCGTTCAGATCATCGAGCCCTACGACGCGGGCAAGGAATTCATAGATGGGCTGATGCCGCGCTAG
- the motA gene encoding flagellar motor stator protein MotA, giving the protein MGIVIGFVVIFGCVLGGYMAMGGHLGVLFQPWELVIIGGAGVGTFLIGNPMSTVKDTGRAIMEAFKQDVPKEQHYLETLGVLHSLMRELRTKSRNEVEAHIDNPEESSLFQAFPLVLKNKDLTNFICDYCRIIIIGNARPFEIEALMDEEIHTIKHDKLKSYHALVVVGDAFPALGICAAVLGVIKAMGAIDQSPEILGGLVGAALVGTFLGIFLNYAVVGPIAQKIKIVRDKKNRLYVMVKQTLLAYMNGSLPQVALEFGRKTISAYDRPSIDAVEQSTLHGGDAARKAA; this is encoded by the coding sequence GTGGGCATTGTAATCGGATTTGTCGTCATATTTGGCTGCGTCCTCGGCGGCTATATGGCTATGGGCGGGCATCTGGGCGTGCTGTTCCAGCCGTGGGAGCTCGTCATCATCGGCGGTGCCGGCGTCGGCACGTTCCTGATCGGCAACCCGATGTCGACCGTCAAGGACACCGGCCGGGCGATCATGGAAGCGTTCAAGCAGGACGTCCCGAAAGAGCAGCATTATCTCGAGACGCTGGGCGTGCTGCACAGCCTGATGCGTGAGTTGCGCACCAAGTCGCGCAACGAGGTCGAAGCCCATATCGACAACCCGGAAGAGTCGTCGCTGTTCCAGGCGTTTCCGCTTGTTCTGAAGAACAAGGACCTGACCAACTTCATCTGCGACTATTGCCGCATCATCATCATCGGCAATGCGCGGCCCTTCGAAATCGAAGCGCTGATGGATGAGGAAATCCATACCATCAAGCACGACAAGCTGAAGTCCTACCATGCACTGGTCGTGGTGGGCGATGCGTTTCCCGCGCTCGGCATCTGCGCGGCCGTGCTGGGTGTCATCAAGGCGATGGGCGCGATCGACCAGTCGCCGGAGATTCTCGGCGGCCTGGTGGGAGCCGCACTCGTTGGAACGTTCCTCGGCATCTTCCTCAACTATGCCGTCGTCGGTCCGATCGCCCAGAAGATCAAGATCGTTCGCGACAAGAAGAACCGCCTTTACGTCATGGTGAAGCAGACGCTGCTTGCGTACATGAACGGATCGCTTCCGCAGGTCGCTCTCGAATTTGGCCGCAAGACGATTTCCGCTTACGATCGTCCCTCGATCGATGCAGTCGAGCAGAGCACGCTGCATGGCGGCGACGCTGCCCGCAAGGCGGCGTGA
- a CDS encoding DUF1217 domain-containing protein — MINTYLSYQLVTRDLNKSLARVESEPIVKRDTEYYLENIGKVKTAEEFVNDYRLFNYAMKAHGLEDMAYAKAFMLKALKEGVSEPDAFANKLTDKRYAEFVRSFNFAAFGENATTFNLANHGTTDRYLTRATPDGGVPGEAYVKEAQYYAANIGSITSIDQFLDNDRMLTFALQAFGLEASLSDKKLIRQMLEGGTSDPKSPANSHTNENWAQFAKSFDFAGLGESATTYNLALRPAVDKFVRQQLEQNKGQENEGVRLALYFERTAGTITNAYQLLGDRALATVIRTYLGLPDAIAQMDIDKQAAMLESRINFEDFRDPEKVSKMMERFATMWEVNNPTQSAQSSIVGLFQPMEFGISVNTLMAIAAIKR; from the coding sequence GTGATCAATACGTATTTGAGCTATCAGCTTGTCACCCGTGACCTGAATAAGTCGCTCGCGCGCGTCGAGAGCGAACCGATCGTCAAACGCGACACCGAATATTACCTCGAGAATATCGGCAAGGTGAAAACCGCCGAGGAATTCGTCAACGACTACCGCCTCTTCAACTATGCCATGAAGGCGCATGGTCTCGAGGACATGGCCTACGCAAAGGCCTTCATGCTCAAGGCGTTGAAGGAAGGCGTCAGCGAGCCTGACGCCTTCGCCAACAAGCTCACCGACAAGCGCTATGCGGAGTTCGTCAGGAGCTTCAACTTCGCCGCATTCGGCGAGAACGCCACCACCTTCAATCTGGCGAACCACGGTACGACGGATCGCTATTTGACGCGCGCCACGCCCGACGGCGGCGTTCCGGGCGAGGCCTACGTCAAGGAAGCCCAATACTACGCAGCCAACATCGGCAGCATCACCTCGATCGATCAGTTCCTCGACAACGATCGCATGCTGACCTTTGCGCTTCAGGCGTTCGGGCTGGAAGCTTCGCTCTCCGACAAGAAGCTGATCCGCCAGATGCTCGAGGGCGGCACGTCGGATCCGAAAAGTCCCGCCAATTCTCATACGAACGAGAACTGGGCGCAGTTTGCGAAGTCGTTCGACTTCGCCGGCCTTGGTGAAAGCGCGACCACATACAACCTTGCCCTGAGGCCGGCGGTGGACAAGTTCGTCCGCCAGCAGCTCGAACAGAACAAGGGCCAGGAAAACGAGGGCGTTCGCCTCGCGCTCTATTTCGAGCGCACGGCCGGCACCATCACCAATGCCTATCAGTTGCTCGGCGACAGGGCATTGGCGACCGTGATCCGCACCTATCTCGGCCTGCCCGATGCGATCGCGCAGATGGATATCGACAAGCAGGCCGCAATGCTCGAATCCCGCATCAACTTCGAAGATTTCCGGGATCCGGAGAAGGTTTCGAAGATGATGGAGCGCTTCGCCACGATGTGGGAAGTGAACAACCCGACCCAGTCGGCGCAATCCTCTATCGTCGGTCTTTTCCAGCCGATGGAGTTCGGCATCTCCGTGAATACGCTGATGGCGATTGCAGCCATCAAGAGATAA
- the flgF gene encoding flagellar basal-body rod protein FlgF, with protein sequence MQSGLYVALSSQMALEKRLNTIADNVANASTVGFRATGVKFEDIVSGLGEKSVSFASAGDTYLSTQVGPLRETGNPFDFVIQGDAWFAIETPRGPVMTRDGRFTMLETGELVTLEGYPVLDAGGAGILLDPQGGPPVAGADGTLRQEGNLAGAIGLYEFQPGLNFTRYGNSGIVPSGAPEPIVDRIDVGIAQGFVEDSNVNPVLEITRLIQVQRAFEHASSLMRDSESALDQAISALGPR encoded by the coding sequence TTGCAGTCTGGACTTTACGTCGCTCTCTCCTCGCAGATGGCGCTTGAGAAGCGCCTCAACACAATCGCGGACAACGTCGCCAATGCGAGCACTGTCGGCTTCCGCGCGACCGGTGTGAAGTTCGAGGACATCGTGAGTGGGCTCGGCGAAAAGTCCGTCTCATTCGCATCCGCCGGCGACACGTACCTGTCGACGCAGGTCGGACCGCTGCGCGAGACCGGCAACCCGTTCGACTTCGTCATCCAGGGCGATGCGTGGTTCGCGATCGAAACGCCGCGAGGCCCGGTGATGACGCGCGACGGCCGCTTCACCATGCTGGAAACGGGTGAACTCGTCACGCTGGAAGGCTATCCGGTTCTCGACGCCGGTGGGGCCGGCATTCTGCTCGATCCGCAGGGCGGACCGCCCGTGGCGGGAGCCGACGGCACATTGCGTCAGGAAGGCAACCTTGCCGGGGCGATCGGGCTCTACGAGTTCCAGCCGGGCCTCAACTTCACGCGTTACGGCAATTCGGGCATCGTGCCGTCTGGCGCACCGGAACCGATCGTGGACCGCATCGATGTCGGCATCGCGCAGGGCTTCGTGGAAGACTCCAACGTCAACCCGGTGCTGGAGATCACGCGCCTCATTCAGGTGCAGCGCGCATTCGAGCACGCCTCATCCTTGATGCGCGACAGCGAGAGCGCGCTCGATCAGGCCATCTCCGCACTCGGCCCGCGGTAA